Genomic DNA from bacterium:
CTCTTTTCGGGAGAAACCTCTGACTTTAAAAGATAGTTTCCCCCAAAGAAGCTTACGCTTTCGATAAACATAGATGCCATTTCTTTAAACTTTTCGTTCTGGATAAGCTTGTAACCAAAAAATATACTGGGTATTAACACAATAATTATAACAACCGTTATCCACCCGTTAACTTTTTTTCTTTGATCTTCATCCACGATAGTCCTTATGGGAAACTTCAATAGTTGCGAGATTAAAACGGATGAAAGAGCTATAAAAACAGTATTTATTGTAAACAAGTAAATAGCACCAAAAAAGAAATTCATTTTGCCGGTTGCAAGTCCATATCCGGCGGTACACAATGGAGGCATCAGCGCGGTTGCAATAGCAACACCAGGAATTACATTTCCCTTTTGCTTGCTTGTTATTGCTACGATTCCTGCAAGCCCACCAAACAAAGCAATAAGCACATCGTAAATAGTTGGACTTGTTCTTGCGAGCAGCTCAGAGTGTTCCGTTGATATTGGAGTAACAGCAAAATAAAGTGTTGAAGCAGCAAGGCTGGCAAATACCGCGAACGTGAAATTCTTCACTGAAAATCTGAACAAACGCAAATTGTATGTTGCGATGCTGTATCCCATTCCGTTTATCGGGCCCATCAACGGAGAAATTAACATGGCGCCGATAATTACCGCGGTTGAATTCATATTTAAACCAACCGAGGCGACTATAATTGCAAACATTAATATCCAGAGATTTGTGCCTTTGAAAACA
This window encodes:
- a CDS encoding DUF389 domain-containing protein, translating into MTRNNLLHKILHYLNLEGEVDDYEKIHETIQRDVVFKGTNLWILMFAIIVASVGLNMNSTAVIIGAMLISPLMGPINGMGYSIATYNLRLFRFSVKNFTFAVFASLAASTLYFAVTPISTEHSELLARTSPTIYDVLIALFGGLAGIVAITSKQKGNVIPGVAIATALMPPLCTAGYGLATGKMNFFFGAIYLFTINTVFIALSSVLISQLLKFPIRTIVDEDQRKKVNGWITVVIIIVLIPSIFFGYKLIQNEKFKEMASMFIESVSFFGGNYLLKSEVSPEKRDIKLIYGGSALTEDQKNQIKQRANDFLIDESSIEIQQGFTLEALRTKTSEAEKLQLEINTLKMALINKEKQVDSLMNKGMIGKQVLEEIRAVFPQITGCSISDSFVFQDTASVPKKIKLVVFETNRKGLLNKDKEKVNEWVKKRLDSEDMRILYNN